A single Anopheles funestus chromosome 2RL, idAnoFuneDA-416_04, whole genome shotgun sequence DNA region contains:
- the LOC125766638 gene encoding carnitine O-palmitoyltransferase 1, liver isoform isoform X2, with the protein MAEAHSAVAFSFSITHEGWDINYDREVLDLVWQSGVRSWKKRLARFRTGVRNGVYPAHLQSLWLVIAIAIGLHFTQRHVPFDLVAKWLSILPGNSLQWQLTACSLAGLVVWLSICYTMRYSLKLLLMYKGWMYEKRAPGSRVSLETRMWGLFVKILATWNKPGLYSFQGSLPRLPLPSVQDTMTRYLRSVRPLLDDTNYNRMERLAKEFQLGISTKLQRYLFLKSWWSTNYVSDWWEEYVYLRGRGALMVNSNFYGIDAIFMHPTKVQSARAASVVNLLLQFRRTVERQELEPILVQGLVPLCSWQYERIFNTVRAPGVESDKIIHYQDSNHIVVLYRGCYYKVIIYHNGRILRPCELQIQIEFILQQGAEKPQPGEELLASLTAGDRTKWAQIRQTVFAKGVNRTSLHTVESAAFVLSLDEKPFEFDLAHPEKLDQFGRYLLHGNGHDRWFDKSFTVCVGSNGRIGFNAEHTWADAAVMSHIWEMLIMGETEQRYDENGNTAGIPEFEPPTPKRLAWDLNDRVALDAIDEAHIASQKLLNDVDLRILVHDAYGKGLMKTCRLSPDAFIQMALQLAYYRDAGKFSLTYEASMTRLFREGRTETVRPCTIESAAWVKAMLDKDVAVEERVRLLNAACERHQLGYQDAMCGKGIDRHLFCLYVVSKYLEIDSPFLQEVLSEPWRLSTSQTPHGQTSKMDLKKHPNCISAGGGFGPVADDGYGVSYIVAGEDLIFFHISSKKSCGTTSSERFAQEICRALADMKHLFEEYRSLQKKTASSGNKSVKAEAK; encoded by the exons ATGGCTGAAGCACATTCAGCTGTTGCTTTTTCCTTCTCAATCACCCACGAAGGATGGGACATCAATTACGATCGTGAGGTCTTGGATCTTGTTTGGCAGTCGGGTGTCCGATCCTGGAAGAAACGATTGGCTCGATTCCGG ACAGGAGTACGCAACGGTGTTTATCCGGCTCATCTGCAAAGTTTGTGGCTGGTGATAGCAATCGCGATAGGATTACATTTTACACAACGACACGTTCCGTTCGATCTGGTAGCCAAATGGTTATCAATTTTACCAGG CAATTCACTGCAATGGCAGTTGACGGCATGTTCACTAGCCGGGTTGGTAGTTTGGTTATCAATTTGCTACACAATGCGTTACTCGCTAAAACTGTTGCTGATGTACAAAGGGTGGATGTATGAAAAACGTGCACCGGGTAGCAGAGTTTCCTTGGAG aCAAGAATGTGGGGATTGTTCGTGAAAATACTTGCCACCTGGAATAAGCCAGGACTGTACAGCTTCCAAGGATCGCTCCCAAGGCTACCGTTGCCAAGCGTGCAAGATACGATGACCCGCTACCTTCGGTCCGTGCGTCCACTGTTGGATGATACGAACTACAACCGTATGGAACGGCTGGCGAAAGAATTCCAGCTAGGCATCTCGACAAAATTACAACGATATCTGTTCCTCAAGAGTTGGTGGTCCACTAACTATGTATCCGATTGGTGGGAAGAGTACGTCTATCTGCGTGGACGTGGCGCACTGATGGTAAATAGCAACTTTTACGGTATCGATGCCATTTTCATGCATCCAACCAAAGTACAGAGTGCGCGTGCCGCCAGTGTGGTAAATTTGTTGCTACAGTTCCGCCGTACTGTTGAACGCCAGGAACTCGAGCCG ATTCTAGTGCAAGGTTTGGTGCCTTTGTGTTCGTGGCAGTATGAGCGTATCTTCAACACCGTACGTGCTCCCGGTGTAGAGAGCGATAAGATCATTCACTATCAAGATTCGAACCACATCGTCGTCCTGTATCGTGGCTGTTACTACAAAGTTATCATCTATCACAATGGTCGAATTTTGCGTCCGTGCGAGTTGCAAATTCAGATCGAATTCATCTTGCAACAGGGTGCGGAAAAACCTCAGCCTGGTGAAGAATTGTTGGCGTCGTTGACTGCTGGAGATCGTACAAAATGGGCCCAGATTAGGCAAACGGTGTTTGCAAAAGGTGTAAACCGCACATCGCTGCACACAGTCGAAAGTGCCGCGTTCGTGCTGTCTCTCGATGAGAAACCATTCGAATTTGATTTGGCACATCCGGAAAAGTTGGACCAATTTGGACGATACTTGTTGCACGGCAATGGACACGATCGTTGGTTCGACAAGAGTTTTACCGTGTGTGTTGGTAGCAACGGAAGG ATCGGATTCAATGCGGAACATACGTG GGCGGATGCAGCCGTTATGTCGCACATTTGGGAAATGTTGATCATGGGAGAAACTGAGCAGCG ATATGACGAAAATGGCAACACTGCCGGCATTCCTGAGTTCGAACCACCGACTCCTAAACGTTTAGCATGGGACCTGAACGATAGAGTAGCGCTGGACGCTATAGATGAGGCGCACATTGCTTCCCAAAAGCTGTTGAAT GATGTGGATTTGCGGATTCTGGTACACGATGCGTACGGTAAGGGATTGATGAAGACTTGCCGCCTTTCTCCGGATGCCTTTATCCAAATGGCGCTCCAGCTGGCATACTATCGTGATGCTGGCAAGTTTTCCCTCACTTACGAAGCATCTATGACTCGGCTGTTCCGCGAAGGTCGCACGGAAACGGTTCGTCCATGCACGATCGAATCTGCCGCATGGGTGAAAGCAATGCTTGATAAGGATGTTGCG GTTGAAGAACGTGTCCGGTTGTTGAATGCGGCCTGCGAACGGCACCAGCTGGGCTACCAGGACGCAATGTGTGGCAAAGGAATTGATCGGCACTTGTTCTGTTTGTATGTCGTGTCCAAATATCTGGAAATCGACTCGCCCTTCCTTCAGGAAGTGTTGAGTGAACCATGGAGATTATCAACTAGTCAAACGCCGCACGGGCAAACGTCCAAAATGGACCTGAAGAAGCATCCAAATTGCATCAGTGCGGGTGGCGGCTTTGGCCCCGTTGCTGATGATGGGTATGGTGTGTCGTACATTGTGGCCGGAGAGGATCTGATCTTCTTCCATATATCGTCCAAGAAATCATGTGGAACAACG aGTTCGGAAAGATTTGCGCAGGAAATATGTCGCGCTTTGGCAGATATGAAGCATCTTTTCGAGGAATATCGTAGTTTACAGAAGAAAACCGCTTCGTCCGGTAACAAATCGGTTAAAGCAGAGGCCAAATAG
- the LOC125766638 gene encoding carnitine O-palmitoyltransferase 1, liver isoform isoform X1, whose translation MAEAHSAVAFSFSITHEGWDINYDREVLDLVWQSGVRSWKKRLARFRTGVRNGVYPAHLQSLWLVIAIAIGLHFTQRHVPFDLVAKWLSILPGNSLQWQLTACSLAGLVVWLSICYTMRYSLKLLLMYKGWMYEKRAPGSRVSLETRMWGLFVKILATWNKPGLYSFQGSLPRLPLPSVQDTMTRYLRSVRPLLDDTNYNRMERLAKEFQLGISTKLQRYLFLKSWWSTNYVSDWWEEYVYLRGRGALMVNSNFYGIDAIFMHPTKVQSARAASVVNLLLQFRRTVERQELEPILVQGLVPLCSWQYERIFNTVRAPGVESDKIIHYQDSNHIVVLYRGCYYKVIIYHNGRILRPCELQIQIEFILQQGAEKPQPGEELLASLTAGDRTKWAQIRQTVFAKGVNRTSLHTVESAAFVLSLDEKPFEFDLAHPEKLDQFGRYLLHGNGHDRWFDKSFTVCVGSNGRIGFNAEHTWADAPVMAHVWENIVAEEATNKRYDENGNTAGIPEFEPPTPKRLAWDLNDRVALDAIDEAHIASQKLLNDVDLRILVHDAYGKGLMKTCRLSPDAFIQMALQLAYYRDAGKFSLTYEASMTRLFREGRTETVRPCTIESAAWVKAMLDKDVAVEERVRLLNAACERHQLGYQDAMCGKGIDRHLFCLYVVSKYLEIDSPFLQEVLSEPWRLSTSQTPHGQTSKMDLKKHPNCISAGGGFGPVADDGYGVSYIVAGEDLIFFHISSKKSCGTTSSERFAQEICRALADMKHLFEEYRSLQKKTASSGNKSVKAEAK comes from the exons ATGGCTGAAGCACATTCAGCTGTTGCTTTTTCCTTCTCAATCACCCACGAAGGATGGGACATCAATTACGATCGTGAGGTCTTGGATCTTGTTTGGCAGTCGGGTGTCCGATCCTGGAAGAAACGATTGGCTCGATTCCGG ACAGGAGTACGCAACGGTGTTTATCCGGCTCATCTGCAAAGTTTGTGGCTGGTGATAGCAATCGCGATAGGATTACATTTTACACAACGACACGTTCCGTTCGATCTGGTAGCCAAATGGTTATCAATTTTACCAGG CAATTCACTGCAATGGCAGTTGACGGCATGTTCACTAGCCGGGTTGGTAGTTTGGTTATCAATTTGCTACACAATGCGTTACTCGCTAAAACTGTTGCTGATGTACAAAGGGTGGATGTATGAAAAACGTGCACCGGGTAGCAGAGTTTCCTTGGAG aCAAGAATGTGGGGATTGTTCGTGAAAATACTTGCCACCTGGAATAAGCCAGGACTGTACAGCTTCCAAGGATCGCTCCCAAGGCTACCGTTGCCAAGCGTGCAAGATACGATGACCCGCTACCTTCGGTCCGTGCGTCCACTGTTGGATGATACGAACTACAACCGTATGGAACGGCTGGCGAAAGAATTCCAGCTAGGCATCTCGACAAAATTACAACGATATCTGTTCCTCAAGAGTTGGTGGTCCACTAACTATGTATCCGATTGGTGGGAAGAGTACGTCTATCTGCGTGGACGTGGCGCACTGATGGTAAATAGCAACTTTTACGGTATCGATGCCATTTTCATGCATCCAACCAAAGTACAGAGTGCGCGTGCCGCCAGTGTGGTAAATTTGTTGCTACAGTTCCGCCGTACTGTTGAACGCCAGGAACTCGAGCCG ATTCTAGTGCAAGGTTTGGTGCCTTTGTGTTCGTGGCAGTATGAGCGTATCTTCAACACCGTACGTGCTCCCGGTGTAGAGAGCGATAAGATCATTCACTATCAAGATTCGAACCACATCGTCGTCCTGTATCGTGGCTGTTACTACAAAGTTATCATCTATCACAATGGTCGAATTTTGCGTCCGTGCGAGTTGCAAATTCAGATCGAATTCATCTTGCAACAGGGTGCGGAAAAACCTCAGCCTGGTGAAGAATTGTTGGCGTCGTTGACTGCTGGAGATCGTACAAAATGGGCCCAGATTAGGCAAACGGTGTTTGCAAAAGGTGTAAACCGCACATCGCTGCACACAGTCGAAAGTGCCGCGTTCGTGCTGTCTCTCGATGAGAAACCATTCGAATTTGATTTGGCACATCCGGAAAAGTTGGACCAATTTGGACGATACTTGTTGCACGGCAATGGACACGATCGTTGGTTCGACAAGAGTTTTACCGTGTGTGTTGGTAGCAACGGAAGG ATCGGATTCAATGCGGAACATACGTG GGCTGATGCACCTGTTATGGCACATGTTTGGGAAAATATTGTCGCTGAAGAGGCAACCAATAAACG ATATGACGAAAATGGCAACACTGCCGGCATTCCTGAGTTCGAACCACCGACTCCTAAACGTTTAGCATGGGACCTGAACGATAGAGTAGCGCTGGACGCTATAGATGAGGCGCACATTGCTTCCCAAAAGCTGTTGAAT GATGTGGATTTGCGGATTCTGGTACACGATGCGTACGGTAAGGGATTGATGAAGACTTGCCGCCTTTCTCCGGATGCCTTTATCCAAATGGCGCTCCAGCTGGCATACTATCGTGATGCTGGCAAGTTTTCCCTCACTTACGAAGCATCTATGACTCGGCTGTTCCGCGAAGGTCGCACGGAAACGGTTCGTCCATGCACGATCGAATCTGCCGCATGGGTGAAAGCAATGCTTGATAAGGATGTTGCG GTTGAAGAACGTGTCCGGTTGTTGAATGCGGCCTGCGAACGGCACCAGCTGGGCTACCAGGACGCAATGTGTGGCAAAGGAATTGATCGGCACTTGTTCTGTTTGTATGTCGTGTCCAAATATCTGGAAATCGACTCGCCCTTCCTTCAGGAAGTGTTGAGTGAACCATGGAGATTATCAACTAGTCAAACGCCGCACGGGCAAACGTCCAAAATGGACCTGAAGAAGCATCCAAATTGCATCAGTGCGGGTGGCGGCTTTGGCCCCGTTGCTGATGATGGGTATGGTGTGTCGTACATTGTGGCCGGAGAGGATCTGATCTTCTTCCATATATCGTCCAAGAAATCATGTGGAACAACG aGTTCGGAAAGATTTGCGCAGGAAATATGTCGCGCTTTGGCAGATATGAAGCATCTTTTCGAGGAATATCGTAGTTTACAGAAGAAAACCGCTTCGTCCGGTAACAAATCGGTTAAAGCAGAGGCCAAATAG
- the LOC125766638 gene encoding carnitine O-palmitoyltransferase 1, liver isoform isoform X3, with protein sequence MAEAHSAVAFSFSITHEGWDINYDREVLDLVWQSGVRSWKKRLARFRTGVRNGVYPAHLQSLWLVIAIAIGLHFTQRHVPFDLVAKWLSILPGNSLQWQLTACSLAGLVVWLSICYTMRYSLKLLLMYKGWMYEKRAPGSRVSLETRMWGLFVKILATWNKPGLYSFQGSLPRLPLPSVQDTMTRYLRSVRPLLDDTNYNRMERLAKEFQLGISTKLQRYLFLKSWWSTNYVSDWWEEYVYLRGRGALMVNSNFYGIDAIFMHPTKVQSARAASVVNLLLQFRRTVERQELEPILVQGLVPLCSWQYERIFNTVRAPGVESDKIIHYQDSNHIVVLYRGCYYKVIIYHNGRILRPCELQIQIEFILQQGAEKPQPGEELLASLTAGDRTKWAQIRQTVFAKGVNRTSLHTVESAAFVLSLDEKPFEFDLAHPEKLDQFGRYLLHGNGHDRWFDKSFTVCVGSNGRIGFNAEHTWADAAVMSHIWEMLIMGETEQRADAPVMAHVWENIVAEEATNKRYDENGNTAGIPEFEPPTPKRLAWDLNDRVALDAIDEAHIASQKLLNDVDLRILVHDAYGKGLMKTCRLSPDAFIQMALQLAYYRDAGKFSLTYEASMTRLFREGRTETVRPCTIESAAWVKAMLDKDVAVEERVRLLNAACERHQLGYQDAMCGKGIDRHLFCLYVVSKYLEIDSPFLQEVLSEPWRLSTSQTPHGQTSKMDLKKHPNCISAGGGFGPVADDGYGVSYIVAGEDLIFFHISSKKSCGTTSSERFAQEICRALADMKHLFEEYRSLQKKTASSGNKSVKAEAK encoded by the exons ATGGCTGAAGCACATTCAGCTGTTGCTTTTTCCTTCTCAATCACCCACGAAGGATGGGACATCAATTACGATCGTGAGGTCTTGGATCTTGTTTGGCAGTCGGGTGTCCGATCCTGGAAGAAACGATTGGCTCGATTCCGG ACAGGAGTACGCAACGGTGTTTATCCGGCTCATCTGCAAAGTTTGTGGCTGGTGATAGCAATCGCGATAGGATTACATTTTACACAACGACACGTTCCGTTCGATCTGGTAGCCAAATGGTTATCAATTTTACCAGG CAATTCACTGCAATGGCAGTTGACGGCATGTTCACTAGCCGGGTTGGTAGTTTGGTTATCAATTTGCTACACAATGCGTTACTCGCTAAAACTGTTGCTGATGTACAAAGGGTGGATGTATGAAAAACGTGCACCGGGTAGCAGAGTTTCCTTGGAG aCAAGAATGTGGGGATTGTTCGTGAAAATACTTGCCACCTGGAATAAGCCAGGACTGTACAGCTTCCAAGGATCGCTCCCAAGGCTACCGTTGCCAAGCGTGCAAGATACGATGACCCGCTACCTTCGGTCCGTGCGTCCACTGTTGGATGATACGAACTACAACCGTATGGAACGGCTGGCGAAAGAATTCCAGCTAGGCATCTCGACAAAATTACAACGATATCTGTTCCTCAAGAGTTGGTGGTCCACTAACTATGTATCCGATTGGTGGGAAGAGTACGTCTATCTGCGTGGACGTGGCGCACTGATGGTAAATAGCAACTTTTACGGTATCGATGCCATTTTCATGCATCCAACCAAAGTACAGAGTGCGCGTGCCGCCAGTGTGGTAAATTTGTTGCTACAGTTCCGCCGTACTGTTGAACGCCAGGAACTCGAGCCG ATTCTAGTGCAAGGTTTGGTGCCTTTGTGTTCGTGGCAGTATGAGCGTATCTTCAACACCGTACGTGCTCCCGGTGTAGAGAGCGATAAGATCATTCACTATCAAGATTCGAACCACATCGTCGTCCTGTATCGTGGCTGTTACTACAAAGTTATCATCTATCACAATGGTCGAATTTTGCGTCCGTGCGAGTTGCAAATTCAGATCGAATTCATCTTGCAACAGGGTGCGGAAAAACCTCAGCCTGGTGAAGAATTGTTGGCGTCGTTGACTGCTGGAGATCGTACAAAATGGGCCCAGATTAGGCAAACGGTGTTTGCAAAAGGTGTAAACCGCACATCGCTGCACACAGTCGAAAGTGCCGCGTTCGTGCTGTCTCTCGATGAGAAACCATTCGAATTTGATTTGGCACATCCGGAAAAGTTGGACCAATTTGGACGATACTTGTTGCACGGCAATGGACACGATCGTTGGTTCGACAAGAGTTTTACCGTGTGTGTTGGTAGCAACGGAAGG ATCGGATTCAATGCGGAACATACGTG GGCGGATGCAGCCGTTATGTCGCACATTTGGGAAATGTTGATCATGGGAGAAACTGAGCAGCG GGCTGATGCACCTGTTATGGCACATGTTTGGGAAAATATTGTCGCTGAAGAGGCAACCAATAAACG ATATGACGAAAATGGCAACACTGCCGGCATTCCTGAGTTCGAACCACCGACTCCTAAACGTTTAGCATGGGACCTGAACGATAGAGTAGCGCTGGACGCTATAGATGAGGCGCACATTGCTTCCCAAAAGCTGTTGAAT GATGTGGATTTGCGGATTCTGGTACACGATGCGTACGGTAAGGGATTGATGAAGACTTGCCGCCTTTCTCCGGATGCCTTTATCCAAATGGCGCTCCAGCTGGCATACTATCGTGATGCTGGCAAGTTTTCCCTCACTTACGAAGCATCTATGACTCGGCTGTTCCGCGAAGGTCGCACGGAAACGGTTCGTCCATGCACGATCGAATCTGCCGCATGGGTGAAAGCAATGCTTGATAAGGATGTTGCG GTTGAAGAACGTGTCCGGTTGTTGAATGCGGCCTGCGAACGGCACCAGCTGGGCTACCAGGACGCAATGTGTGGCAAAGGAATTGATCGGCACTTGTTCTGTTTGTATGTCGTGTCCAAATATCTGGAAATCGACTCGCCCTTCCTTCAGGAAGTGTTGAGTGAACCATGGAGATTATCAACTAGTCAAACGCCGCACGGGCAAACGTCCAAAATGGACCTGAAGAAGCATCCAAATTGCATCAGTGCGGGTGGCGGCTTTGGCCCCGTTGCTGATGATGGGTATGGTGTGTCGTACATTGTGGCCGGAGAGGATCTGATCTTCTTCCATATATCGTCCAAGAAATCATGTGGAACAACG aGTTCGGAAAGATTTGCGCAGGAAATATGTCGCGCTTTGGCAGATATGAAGCATCTTTTCGAGGAATATCGTAGTTTACAGAAGAAAACCGCTTCGTCCGGTAACAAATCGGTTAAAGCAGAGGCCAAATAG